Part of the Candidatus Chlorohelix allophototropha genome, GCAAATTATCGCCCACGAATCGGGCGTTACTACCAGCGTTGACCCGTTGGGCGGTAGCTATTTGGTCGAAGCCCTCACCAACGAAATGGAAAAGGGTTTCTACGAATACAAGCACAGAATCGATGCAATGGGCGGGATGCTGGCAGCGATTAATCACGGTTTTCCTCAGAAAGAAATCGTGGATGCCAGTTGCCGCTTCCAAGCTGAGATTGACAGCAAAAAGCGCATTTTCGTAGGGGTAAACGACTACGTAGATAATGCGCCGCCGGAAATCCCCTTCCTGCAAATAGACCCTGATGGCTATCGCCGCCAATGCGAGCGATTGGCACGTCTTCGTATGGAACGCGACAATGAGAAAACCAGCAGTGCCCTTGAAACGATTCGCCAAAAAGCAATCGAAAACAAGGAAAATATGATGCCCTACCTGATCGATGCTTGCAACGCTTACGCCACCCTTGGTGAAATAACCGGGGTGTTGCGCAAGGTTTACGGGGAGCATAAAGACCCTAGCATCGTTTAATTTTCAGCAGTAAATAGCCCCTGATCTATTGCAGGTCAGGGGTATTTTTTATAGCTTGCCTTAATTTTAGCTTAGCCTGCTCGGTGAAAGAAAACAATATAAACGATGGTAAGTATCTGGAGAAAGGTGTTGGCAGCAAGAAAAATCTGCACAACAAGTAAGCCGTAATCATCGCCGGAAACATTCAGGAGTCGAAAGGAATCGGGCGATTGAGGGAGATATTTTACCTGTGCCACCGCACCAACCGGAAGTTGTATAGAACTATTTTTATCTACAATTGCTTCTCGCTCGTAGGTTTGGGAAGCGCCATTTTTCACAGGTACAGTAAAACGATAAGTTATATGAAATCTGTTGGCTTTACCCCTCTCAGGTTCGTTTTTAATTACAAGCGCTTGGGTCTGCACCCCTTTTTTATCAATT contains:
- a CDS encoding DUF3592 domain-containing protein; protein product: MWWRKKYPKLSTRQNLIQGYVVLGVTFLITIVLLIFYFNIATTLDEIDKKGVQTQALVIKNEPERGKANRFHITYRFTVPVKNGASQTYEREAIVDKNSSIQLPVGAVAQVKYLPQSPDSFRLLNVSGDDYGLLVVQIFLAANTFLQILTIVYIVFFHRAG